In Eucalyptus grandis isolate ANBG69807.140 chromosome 4, ASM1654582v1, whole genome shotgun sequence, the following proteins share a genomic window:
- the LOC120292654 gene encoding LOW QUALITY PROTEIN: subtilisin-like protease SBT4.14 (The sequence of the model RefSeq protein was modified relative to this genomic sequence to represent the inferred CDS: inserted 3 bases in 3 codons; deleted 2 bases in 1 codon), translating to MDCDNEAKESLVYSYTKSFNAFAAKLSQYEAEELSSLEEVVSVFXNRYHELHTTKSWGLSGFPQTARRNPKTESDIVVALFDTGITPQSESFADKGFGPPPPKWKGSCGHYANFSGCNNKLIGAKYFKLDGTRNPSDILSPVDVQGHGTHTSSTLAGNLVPNANLFGLAGGAARGAVPWARVAMYKVCWVGEGCSDMDLLAAFDAAIHDGVDVISISIGGTMPNYXEDSIAIGAFHAMRRGILTVTSAGNDGPSLASVANHAPWLVTVAASGIDRQFRSKVQLGDGRTLWGVGVNMFDPKEKLYPLVSGADAGANSSKWSASYCMDNSLDRVKVKGKLVYCKFSMPGGDSVVKGSGGIGAIIEXPAVPDTARIFMAPSTMVNGTLGEAIDKYIHSTRSPSAVIHRTEEVKIPAPFIASFSSRGPNPGSQHILKPDIAAPGINILASFTPMRSLTGLKGDTQYSKFNLMSGTSMACPHVAGIAAYVKSFHPSWTPAAIKSAIMTTVKPMSRRTNPDGEFAYGAGQLNPTRALNPGLVYDVGEMSYIQFLCSEGYPGSSLRVLLGPDRPVNCSSLVPGVGYDSLNYPTMQLTLRNARERTVGVFVRTVTNVGPARSVYNATVRAPKGVKIAVKPMSLSFTRAMQKRSFKVIVEAEPTLENQVVSGSLAWKGLHRVVRSPIVINGIRFDGEPDRLGMD from the exons ATGGACTG TGACAATGAGGCAAAAGAGTCGTTGGTCTACAGCTACACCAAAAGCTTCAACGCTTTCGCTGCCAAGCTATCCCAATATGAGGCTGAAGAGTTATCAA GCCTAGAAGAGGTGGTCTCTGTCT CCAACCGATACCACGAGCTCCACACGACCAAATCGTGGGGACTT TCGGGTTTTCCTCAGACGGCGAGAAGGAACCCGAAGACGGAGAGCGACATCGTCGTGGCCCTGTTCGACACAG GGATCACGCCTCAATCTGAGAGCTTTGCTGATAAAGGGTTTGGTCCTCCACCGCCCAAATGGAAAGGAAGTTGTGGTCACTATGCTAATTTTTCAGGATGCAACAA CAAACTTATAGGAGCCAAGTACTTCAAGCTCGACGGCACGCGCAACCCGAGCGACATCCTATCTCCGGTCGACGTGCAAGGCCACGGGACCCATACCTCGTCCACCCTGGCTGGCAACCTCGTGCCTAACGCAAACCTCTTCGGCCTTGCCGGCGGGGCTGCACGGGGCGCGGTGCCGTGGGCTCGGGTGGCCATGTACAAGGTGTGCTGGGTCGGCGAGGGCTGCTCGGACATGGACTTGCTTGCAGCGTTCGACGCGGCCATTCACGATGGCGTCGACgtcatctccatctccatcggCGGCACGATGCCCAACT ACGAGGACAGCATAGCCATCGGCGCGTTCCATGCCATGAGGAGAGGGATCCTGACCGTGACTTCTGCCGGGAACGACGGGCCAAGCTTGGCCAGCGTTGCAAACCACGCGCCGTGGCTCGTTACGGTGGCGGCCAGTGGCATCGACAGGCAGTTCCGGAGCAAAGTCCAGCTGGGGGATGGGAGGACCCTTTGG GGAGTGGGAGTGAACATGTTCGATCCGAAGGAGAAGCTCTACCCGCTGGTGAGCGGGGCGGACGCGGGGGCGAACTCGAGCAAATGGAGCGCGAGTTACTGCATGGACAACTCGCTGGATCGGGTCAAGGTGAAAGGGAAGCTCGTGTACTGCAAGTTTTCGATGCCGGGTGGCGACTCTGTCGTCAAAGGGAGCGGAGGGATCGGCGCCATCATCG AGCCTGCAGTTCCTGACACTGCGCGGATATTCATGGCCCCGTCAACCATGGTGAACGGTACTCTCGGCGAGGCGATCGACAAGTACATTCACTCTACCAG ATCTCCATCAGCAGTAATACACAGAACAGAGGAAGTGAAAATACCGGCGCCGTTCATCGCGTCATTCTCTTCTCGGGGTCCAAATCCGGGGTCTCAGCACATTCTCAAG CCTGATATTGCAGCACCGGGGATCAACATATTGGCATCGTTCACGCCGATGAGGTCACTGACCGGGCTGAAAGGCGACACCCAGTACTCGAAGTTCAACCTCATGTCCGGGACATCCATGGCATGCCCTCATGTCGCCGGCATAGCCGCTTATGTCAAGTCTTTCCACCCGTCCTGGACTCCTGCTGCTATCAAATCTGCCATCATGACCACAG TGAAACCGATGAGCCGGAGGACGAACCCCGACGGCGAGTTTGCATACGGCGCCGGCCAGCTCAACCCAACCCGAGCTCTCAACCCAGGCTTAGTGTACGACGTGGGCGAGATGTCCTATATTCAGTTCCTCTGCAGCGAGGGCTATCCCGGGTCCTCATTGAGGGTCCTGCTCGGCCCGGACCGGCCTGTGAACTGCTCCTCGTTGGTTCCTGGAGTCGGATACGATTCGCTCAACTACCCCACTATGCAGCTCACGCTAAGAAACGCCCGAGAACGGACGGTCGGAGTCTTTGTAAGGACGGTCACGAACGTCGGTCCCGCTCGGTCCGTGTACAACGCCACGGTCAGAGCTCCAAAGGGCGTGAAGATCGCCGTCAAGCCCATGAGCCTGTCCTTCACTCGTGCGATGCAGAAGAGAAGCTTCAAGGTCATCGTGGAGGCGGAGCCGACGCTGGAGAACCAGGTCGTGTCCGGTTCGCTCGCGTGGAAAGGCTTGCATCGCGTCGTGAGGAGTCCGATCGTGATTAACGGCATCCGGTTCGATGGCGAACCGGATCGACTCGGGATGGACTGA